TAGAAAAACCTGAGTTTTTCTCATCTCTGACTTCTAGAGAACAAGAAGTTCTCGAACTACTGACTCATGGCTTGTCTAATGTCGAAATGGGTCAACAGTTACACCTGAGTTCGAGAACAGTAGAAAAGTACGTTAGTAGTTTATTAAGAAAAACCGCTACCAGTAACCGGGCTGAACTGGTGCGGTTTGCCATCAAACATGGTTTAGTAGAATAGGTGCTGGCGCTATATCAATTAAGCTTTTAATTGCTGATTATTAATCTCCTGAAGTAGCCCTTCACAAGCATCAACCAGTAAATCAATAACTTGATTAAATCTCTCTACGCCGCCGTAGTAGGGATCAGGAACTTCTTTCAGGCTATGTCGAGTACAAAAATCACACATTAAGCGTACTTTGTCGTGATATTTGCCAGTTGGGTCAAGGGTGAGAATATCCTCATAATTATCTTTATCCATTGCCAAAATTAAATCAAACTCTTGAAAATCTGACTTGGCAAACTGTCTGGCTCGACCACGCAGTTGAATTCCCAATTTAGCCGCCGCCGCACTCATCCGACGGTCAGGCTGACTACCAATGTGGTAGCTAGATGTCCCAGCAGAATCACAGCAGATGCTGCTACTTAATCCAGCCTGATCAATCAGATGATTCATGATGTTTTCCGCCGATGGCGAACGACAAATGTTCCCCAGACAGACAAACAATAGCTTGTAGGGCATAGATATTTTTTGTCCTTTGTCACTTGTCATTAGTCATTTGCCATTTGTACAAACCAATGACTAATGACTATTGACCAATGACTACTAATTAAAATCCAGGCAGTTCGAGTCCACTGGTTAATTCTTCCATACGTTCCCGCATTGTTGCTGTGGACTTGTTATACGCATCTTTCATTGCCACTGTTATGAGATCAGAAAGTAGTTCTGATCCTTGTGCTAAAGCATCGGGAGAAATTTCGACTCGCTTCGGTTCTTGGTTTCCGCTGACAATCACCTTGACCAGACCACCGCCAGCTTCTCCTTGAATTTCCATTTGCTCCAATTCTTCTTGGAGTCGCTTTGCGCCTTCTTGAACTTGCTGCGCTTTTTTAAAGGCTTCGGCTAGTTCTTTCATTTTTCCTAAGCCAAAGCCGAATCCTTGTCCTTTACCTGTCATAATTGATTGTCCGCGTGTGCTTTCAATAACAAATCAAATTCAATTATAGATGCGGGTGGTAATTTGCCACTTTTGTTACTAATAATTAATAGGCCGGGGAGCTGCTTAAGAATAAAGTACGAAGACTAAAGGATAAAACTTCATATTTTAACCTTCAGACTTCATACTTTTGTGTACTATCCACAAGCTGCCTGAAACTCACCGATCATTTTGACTTCTGGCTCTAACAAAATCGACCAGCGTTCTTGCACTTGTTCTTGAATGTGGCGAATTAAGCAGAAAATATCACTAGCTTTGGCTCCCCCACGATTCACAATAAAATTAGCATGAAGTTGTGCTACTTGTGCGCCACCGATTTGATAGCCTTTGAGACCTGTTTGTTCAATTAACCAGCCAGCGGTATAAGGTTTGGGATTGCGGAATACGCTACCACAACTGGGAAAATTATAAGGTTGGGTAGAAAGCCGATGCTGTTTGTGTTGTTTAGTTAATGCTAAAATTTTGGCTGGATCAGCGTCTGGTTGCAATTGGAAAGTTGCTTGGGTAACAATGCGATCGCTTCCCTGGAGTAATGAAGTTCTGTAGGTATAACCTAATTGCTCTGGTGTCAGAGTTTCTAGTTTGCCATCAGGTGAAAAGACTTCAGCACTCACCAAGATATCTGCGATGCAGCTATTATGTGCGCCTGCATTCATCACTACGGCACCACCCACGGTTCCGGGAATCCCCACAGCCCACTCTAAACCTTGCCAGCCCAGTTGTGCTGCTTCCCATGCTAGGCTAGGGATTGATTCTCCCGCAGCGACTGTTACTAAACCTGTTTCTGGGTCAAAGTGACTGTGACGAAGATGGCGTGTGGCAATCACTAAACCTGGTAAACCGCGATCGCTTACTAGCAGGTTAGAACCTGCACCTAAAGTTGTTACTCTTAAATTATGTTCTTTTGCGTAATTCAAGCTTGCTTGTAATGCTTCTAAGTTACGGGGGGCAACATACCATTCCGCCGCTCCCCCGACTCTATAGGATGTAAATGCAGACAACGAAGCTTGTGGCTTGATAATACAATCTGTACCTGGTAAGTAAATTATTTTGCTATCTGATGATTTATCTGTTTCTGGTTTCTGTGTAGGTGTAGCAGAAACTGTGCAGATGTTTCCAGCTGCCTGGGAGATTTTCATTTTGACATCAATTTTGTGAAATTTTTACATTTTTCTGCCGCAAAAATACAGCAATAATTATGAATTGATAGCGCCGTTACTCAACGGTCTTAAGATGTGGCTGTAGCAGTCTCGCAAAGAGTAGTAATTAATTCCGGAATTACTTGATTGAGGTTTCCTGCACCCAGGAACAGTGCCAAGTCTCCAGGACGGAGCGTTTTCAGCAAGAATTCGCGCACTTGGGGTAAAGTTGATTGATACACCACTTGTGGATGGAATTTACCCACTTCTGCTGCTAACTGCTCACCACTGATTTGCCCTAAGTTAGGTTCGCCTGCACTGTAAATATCAGTTAATACAACTAAATCAGCATGGGCAAACGACTCAGAAAATTCTTCTAAAAACGTCAGTGTGCGACTATAGCGATGGGGTTGGAAGATAGCCACCACTCTTTGTCCTGGTCTAGCCTGAAGACGTGCAGCCGCCAGAGTAGCACGCAATTCACTAGGATGATGGGCATAGTCATCAATAAATGTAATGCCATCAACTTCTCCACGAAACTCAAAGCGTCGTCTTGCACCTTCAAAAGTGGCAATAGCTTTGGCGATTTCACCAAATTCTAAATTTAAAACTCGACCGACTGCAACTGCGGCTAGAGCATTGCTAAGGTTATGACGACCCAGTAAGCGCAACTTTAACACACCTAAAGCTTTACCGCGTTCCCAAACCAGTGCTGTGGTGCCATCATGACGATAGTCAATATTAGTAACGCTATAGTCAGCATTAGTATCTTGATGTAGGCTGTAGCTGATTGTGGGTTGCAGGCGATCGCGTACTGTCTCACAATCTATACTGCCAATTAAGGTCTTACAACCCCGCGCAAATGTTTGGAAAGTATCAATTACTTCTTCTAATGTGTCGTAGTGGTCAGGGTGATCTAGTTCAATATTAGTGATAATGCCGATCTCCGGTGCATGTTTCACCAAAGAACCATCAGATTCATCTGCTTCTGCTACTAAATATTGGCTTTCTCCTAAACGAGCATTACCTTCCCAAGCATTGACTTCACCACCTACCAAAATTGTGGGGTCTAAACCAGCTTGCAGAAGCATATAACCAATCATACTACTTGTTGTAGTTTTGCCATGAGTACCTGCTACAGCGATGCTTTTATAATCAGCAATCAAAGCAGCTAGTACATCTGAGCGATGCAATATCGGACAACCTAATTCTAAAGCAGCTTTATATTCTAAATTGTTAGTGTTAATTGCAGTTGAACAAATTACTTGAGGTAGTAAGGACACAGGAACAGCTAATAATTCTTGTGAACTTAATGCTGCTTCATTCGTCATTACCTTGGGACGAAAGAATTCAAGATTACTTGCTTCTTGCTTACCAAAAATATGTGTACCGATAGATTCCAACTTGCGCGTAATATGATTTGGCCGAACATCTGAACCTGATACTGGCAATTGACGCTTTGCCAATACATAAGCCAGAGCAGACATACCTATGCCACCAATTCCAATGAAATGGAATGGTCTACCGCCAAAATCCACAGCATTACTCATTGATTACTCCTCTACACCACACCATATTCACAAATGACACGCGTATCATAACAGGAATTTGTTTTTTACCGTAAATTTTTCTACAGCTTTTTTAGGCTAGTTGTCTGAGAGCTTTTCCGCTTTCGTTATGCGGATTGAGAATGATTTTACCTTTGTAGGAGGTTTTTGCTATTTCTGAACTGTTTTTAAGATTATTCTGCAAATTTCCATTGCATCGGGAAAGAAATTCATGTAATGACAAATACATATTTTTAGATTCCTGACTGGTAAGAGTTACGATAATACATTCGTAACCAAATCACTTTTAAATTTCATCAAGCTAAGGCATGAATTGAGTACAATAATACATTGATAGTGAAATTGTGTTTCAAAAGTATAAGCCTAGGCATGATTGAATGCAGCAACTGGCAATTTTTGGTGGCACATTTGATCCAATTCATTGGGGACACTTGCTTATAGCCGAAACGGCTTTGCATCAACTATCCCTAGATCAAATAATTTGGGTACCATCACTTAATCCTCCGCATAAACAAGCAGCACTATTTGAGCATCGGGTAAAGATGCTACAACTAGCAACACAAGAAAACCCAGCTTTTACTGTCTCATTAGTTGAGACCAGTCGCTCTGGAACTTCTTATGCCATCAACACTTTCATTGACTTATCTGCTATTTATTCAAATACTCGCTGGTACTGGATTGTGGGTTTGGATACTTTCCAAACCTTACCCCGTTGGTACCGTGGACACGAACTAGCACAAATGTGTGATTGGTTGATTGCGCCCCGACAATTAGATAGTGATACAGTTCACAGCGATATAATCTGCCAACAAGTAGAGCAACAACTAAGACAGAGGTCGCTTACCATTCACTGGCAATTCTTGAATATACCCTTAGTAGGATTTTCGTCAAGTCATATTCGCAAACTTTGTTGCGAAAGTAAATCTATTAAGTCTTTAGTCCCTGAGCCGGTTAGATTTTACATCAGGACTCATAACCTCTATTCAGAAAAATCTGAATAAAATATATATTTTTTTTTGGATCTAACACTTTATAGTTATTAATACTCCCCTCCTTTGCGATATGATTGGGGTCAAAGATATCAACTTATAGGCATAAATACAGAGGGCAAGACACTGTGATTAGAGTCGCAATCAACGGTTTCGGGCGCATCGGGCGTAACTTTGCACGTTGTTGGCTAGGTCGGCAAAATAGTAATATCGACCTTGTAGCTGTCAATGACACATCAGATCCTAGAACAAATGCTCACCTCCTGAAGTATGACTCGATGCTTGGGAAGTTAAAGGATGTTGACATTACCGCCGATGATAACTCTATCATCGTTAACGGTAAAACCATTAAATGCGTATCTGATCGCAATCCAGAAAACTTGCCCTGGAGAGAATGGGAAATTGACCTAATTATCGAAGCAACTGGGGTATTTACTAGCAAAGAGGGAGCGTTAAAGCACGTAAATGCTGGAGCCAAAAAGGTTCTAATTACCGCCCCTGGGAAAAATGAAGATGGTACTTTTGTTATCGGTGTGAATCATCACGATTACGATCACAATGTACACCACGTTATTAGTAATGCCAGCTGTACCACCAACTGTTTGGCTCCCATTGCCAAGGTGCTAAATGACAAATTCGGCATCATCAAAGGCACAATGACCACAACCCACAGTTACACTGGAGACCAGCGTTTGTTAGACGCTTCTCACCGTGATGTGCGTCGGGCAAGAGCAGCAGCCATCAATATTGTCCCCACCTCGACAGGTGCAGCAAAAGCAGTGGCGTTAGTAATTCCAGAACTCAAAGGTAAGCTGAATGGCGTTGCCTTGCGTGTACCAACCCCGAACGTCTCAATGGTAGATTTCGTTGTTCAGGTTGAGAAGCGTACTATTACGGAAGAAGTGAACCAAGCTCTCAAAGATGCCTCAGAGGGTTCACTAAAGGGTATACTAGATTACAGTGAACTTCAGTTGGTATCATCTGATTACCAAGGTACTGATGCTTCTTCGATTATTGATGCCAGCCTAACTTTGGTAATGGGCAGTGACTTGGTAAAAGTTATGGCATGGTATGACAACGAGTGGGGCTACAGCCAACGTGTTCTTGATTTGGCTGAACTAGTAGCTGAGAAGTGGCAATAATTTTT
This window of the Nostoc sp. HK-01 genome carries:
- a CDS encoding glyceraldehyde-3-phosphate dehydrogenase, coding for MIRVAINGFGRIGRNFARCWLGRQNSNIDLVAVNDTSDPRTNAHLLKYDSMLGKLKDVDITADDNSIIVNGKTIKCVSDRNPENLPWREWEIDLIIEATGVFTSKEGALKHVNAGAKKVLITAPGKNEDGTFVIGVNHHDYDHNVHHVISNASCTTNCLAPIAKVLNDKFGIIKGTMTTTHSYTGDQRLLDASHRDVRRARAAAINIVPTSTGAAKAVALVIPELKGKLNGVALRVPTPNVSMVDFVVQVEKRTITEEVNQALKDASEGSLKGILDYSELQLVSSDYQGTDASSIIDASLTLVMGSDLVKVMAWYDNEWGYSQRVLDLAELVAEKWQ
- a CDS encoding nicotinate-nucleotide adenylyltransferase, which encodes MQQLAIFGGTFDPIHWGHLLIAETALHQLSLDQIIWVPSLNPPHKQAALFEHRVKMLQLATQENPAFTVSLVETSRSGTSYAINTFIDLSAIYSNTRWYWIVGLDTFQTLPRWYRGHELAQMCDWLIAPRQLDSDTVHSDIICQQVEQQLRQRSLTIHWQFLNIPLVGFSSSHIRKLCCESKSIKSLVPEPVRFYIRTHNLYSEKSE
- a CDS encoding UDP-N-acetylmuramate--alanine ligase; the protein is MSNAVDFGGRPFHFIGIGGIGMSALAYVLAKRQLPVSGSDVRPNHITRKLESIGTHIFGKQEASNLEFFRPKVMTNEAALSSQELLAVPVSLLPQVICSTAINTNNLEYKAALELGCPILHRSDVLAALIADYKSIAVAGTHGKTTTSSMIGYMLLQAGLDPTILVGGEVNAWEGNARLGESQYLVAEADESDGSLVKHAPEIGIITNIELDHPDHYDTLEEVIDTFQTFARGCKTLIGSIDCETVRDRLQPTISYSLHQDTNADYSVTNIDYRHDGTTALVWERGKALGVLKLRLLGRHNLSNALAAVAVGRVLNLEFGEIAKAIATFEGARRRFEFRGEVDGITFIDDYAHHPSELRATLAAARLQARPGQRVVAIFQPHRYSRTLTFLEEFSESFAHADLVVLTDIYSAGEPNLGQISGEQLAAEVGKFHPQVVYQSTLPQVREFLLKTLRPGDLALFLGAGNLNQVIPELITTLCETATATS
- a CDS encoding UDP-N-acetylenolpyruvoylglucosamine reductase codes for the protein MKISQAAGNICTVSATPTQKPETDKSSDSKIIYLPGTDCIIKPQASLSAFTSYRVGGAAEWYVAPRNLEALQASLNYAKEHNLRVTTLGAGSNLLVSDRGLPGLVIATRHLRHSHFDPETGLVTVAAGESIPSLAWEAAQLGWQGLEWAVGIPGTVGGAVVMNAGAHNSCIADILVSAEVFSPDGKLETLTPEQLGYTYRTSLLQGSDRIVTQATFQLQPDADPAKILALTKQHKQHRLSTQPYNFPSCGSVFRNPKPYTAGWLIEQTGLKGYQIGGAQVAQLHANFIVNRGGAKASDIFCLIRHIQEQVQERWSILLEPEVKMIGEFQAACG
- a CDS encoding protein-tyrosine-phosphatase: MTSDKGQKISMPYKLLFVCLGNICRSPSAENIMNHLIDQAGLSSSICCDSAGTSSYHIGSQPDRRMSAAAAKLGIQLRGRARQFAKSDFQEFDLILAMDKDNYEDILTLDPTGKYHDKVRLMCDFCTRHSLKEVPDPYYGGVERFNQVIDLLVDACEGLLQEINNQQLKA